A genomic window from Cupriavidus metallidurans CH34 includes:
- a CDS encoding YidB family protein: MGLLDSVLGGVLGQLGGGQHGEQAGGGLNPKMMMALGLLAMMAMRHKGQEADGGAASAGADAGAGGLGGLGGLGGVLGGLLGGAGAAGGGASAAGGLDLGSLLGGLLGGQGGAGDSAQAMGAAAGGIGALRDVLAQAGLGQQVDSWIGTGANQAVSASDLSSALGGTGALQSLAEKTGLSADDVASSLSEGLPEVIDRLTPHGAVPPAA; encoded by the coding sequence ATGGGACTACTCGATAGCGTGCTGGGCGGTGTGCTCGGCCAACTGGGCGGCGGCCAGCACGGCGAACAGGCCGGAGGCGGCCTGAATCCCAAGATGATGATGGCGCTGGGCCTGCTGGCGATGATGGCAATGCGCCACAAAGGTCAGGAGGCAGACGGTGGCGCGGCGTCCGCCGGTGCGGATGCGGGTGCCGGTGGCCTGGGCGGCCTCGGTGGACTTGGTGGCGTGCTGGGCGGATTGCTTGGTGGCGCTGGCGCTGCCGGTGGCGGTGCCTCGGCCGCGGGTGGACTGGATCTCGGCTCGCTGCTCGGCGGCCTGCTTGGCGGTCAAGGCGGCGCGGGCGATTCGGCGCAAGCAATGGGTGCCGCCGCAGGCGGCATCGGCGCCTTGCGAGACGTCCTGGCGCAAGCGGGTCTGGGTCAACAGGTCGATTCGTGGATTGGCACGGGCGCGAACCAGGCCGTGAGCGCGTCGGATTTGTCTTCCGCGCTGGGCGGTACGGGTGCGCTCCAGTCGCTCGCGGAGAAAACCGGGCTGTCGGCCGACGACGTGGCTTCAAGCCTCAGCGAAGGCCTGCCCGAGGTGATCGACCGGCTGACGCCGCATGGAGCGGTACCGCCGGCTGCGTAA
- a CDS encoding spermine/spermidine synthase domain-containing protein — MSTEADAWIQHELMVAPMAATHGAPRSALVVGGGDGGSAFELLRIPTMREVVVAELDGEVVRLAREWLRGIHQGALDEPGDPRLSLAIGEGLGLMEAFARAGRQFDLIVYDLTEADDGSPAAALFSPHGLHTARRCLAPGGAMSLHLGPPLHRPETARRLLARLRHVFRHVAPLTTFVPAYGALWGIALASDALDIAAQPADKIATRLQQWQLEHKLRAYHAYLHPALFVHPRHVQAIFDSGSRPA; from the coding sequence ATGAGCACCGAAGCCGACGCCTGGATCCAGCACGAGCTGATGGTGGCCCCAATGGCGGCCACCCATGGCGCGCCGCGCAGCGCGCTGGTGGTGGGCGGCGGCGACGGCGGATCGGCATTCGAACTGCTGCGTATCCCCACCATGCGAGAGGTAGTGGTGGCCGAACTCGACGGCGAGGTGGTGCGGCTGGCGCGCGAGTGGTTGCGCGGCATCCACCAGGGCGCGCTCGACGAACCAGGCGACCCGCGCCTGAGCCTGGCGATCGGCGAAGGACTCGGCCTGATGGAAGCCTTCGCGCGCGCCGGACGCCAGTTCGACCTGATCGTCTATGACCTGACCGAAGCTGACGACGGCAGCCCCGCCGCCGCCCTGTTCTCCCCGCATGGCCTGCATACCGCGCGCCGCTGCCTGGCGCCCGGCGGCGCGATGTCGCTGCACCTGGGGCCCCCGCTGCATCGGCCGGAAACGGCGCGGCGGCTGCTGGCACGGCTACGGCATGTGTTCCGGCATGTCGCGCCACTGACGACCTTCGTCCCGGCCTATGGCGCGCTGTGGGGCATTGCGCTGGCCAGCGACGCGCTCGATATCGCCGCGCAGCCCGCTGACAAGATCGCAACGCGTCTGCAGCAGTGGCAACTCGAACACAAGCTGCGGGCCTATCACGCGTACCTGCACCCTGCCCTGTTCGTCCATCCGCGGCACGTGCAGGCGATCTTCGACAGCGGCAGCCGTCCCGCGTAA
- a CDS encoding 16S rRNA (uracil(1498)-N(3))-methyltransferase, translating into MPPRFFVDAALAADTVLELPDAVVRHVQVLRLAPGDAITLFNGQGGSHPATLTEIGKRHASATLGTHDASEAETPFAVTLAQGLAGGDKMDWLIEKAVELGVSAIQPLQAARSVVRLSGERATKRQAHWQALIEAACEQCGRNRLPALAPVANLESWLTSVPATAARLALSPRASASLPELAQAEREAWRAGGVTLLIGPEGGLSPEEEDRARRAGFIGVSLGPRILRTETAGLTCLATLNAILGGF; encoded by the coding sequence ATGCCACCCAGATTTTTTGTCGATGCGGCGCTCGCCGCGGACACCGTATTGGAATTACCCGACGCCGTCGTGCGCCATGTCCAGGTGTTGCGCCTGGCGCCCGGTGACGCCATCACCCTGTTCAACGGTCAGGGCGGGAGCCACCCGGCCACGCTGACCGAGATCGGCAAGCGCCACGCTAGTGCGACGCTTGGCACCCACGACGCCTCGGAAGCCGAAACCCCGTTCGCCGTCACGCTCGCCCAGGGGCTTGCCGGGGGCGACAAGATGGACTGGCTGATCGAGAAGGCAGTGGAACTCGGTGTATCCGCCATCCAGCCACTTCAGGCTGCCAGATCCGTCGTCCGGCTTTCCGGCGAGCGCGCCACCAAGCGCCAGGCGCACTGGCAGGCACTGATCGAGGCCGCCTGCGAACAATGCGGCCGTAATCGCTTGCCGGCGTTGGCGCCCGTGGCTAACTTGGAGTCATGGCTGACCAGCGTGCCGGCCACTGCTGCAAGGCTGGCGCTCTCGCCACGCGCATCGGCATCGCTGCCCGAACTGGCGCAAGCCGAGCGCGAGGCATGGCGCGCCGGCGGCGTGACGTTGCTGATCGGGCCCGAGGGCGGCTTGTCGCCGGAAGAAGAAGATCGCGCACGCCGAGCCGGTTTTATCGGCGTGTCATTGGGACCGCGCATTCTGCGAACGGAAACCGCCGGGCTGACCTGCCTGGCGACACTGAACGCCATCCTTGGCGGGTTTTGA
- a CDS encoding flavin reductase family protein, protein MASHRLDVDLAKAYRLLNHGPTVLVSAAHNGQRNIMAAAWAMPLDFAPPKVAVVLDKSTWTRQLLEASGEFALQVPTAAQVDITQALGSSSGRALTEKQGIDKFAAYGLQTFAGSVIGAPLLEGCAAWLECRLLPEPAIQNSYDLFLGEVVAAHADGRVFSNGRWHFTGQDDLRTIHHVAGGHFLVDGDAIDARPLTPPVTPPAA, encoded by the coding sequence ATGGCTTCCCACCGACTCGACGTTGATCTCGCCAAAGCCTATCGCCTGCTGAATCACGGTCCGACCGTTCTGGTCAGTGCCGCGCACAATGGACAACGCAATATCATGGCGGCGGCATGGGCCATGCCGCTCGATTTCGCGCCGCCGAAGGTGGCCGTGGTGCTGGACAAGTCCACCTGGACGCGCCAGTTGCTTGAAGCAAGCGGCGAATTCGCGTTGCAGGTTCCCACCGCCGCCCAGGTCGATATCACGCAGGCACTGGGCTCCAGTTCGGGACGGGCCCTGACGGAAAAGCAAGGCATCGACAAGTTCGCCGCGTACGGCTTGCAGACCTTCGCTGGCAGCGTGATCGGCGCTCCGCTGCTCGAAGGCTGCGCGGCGTGGCTGGAATGCAGGCTATTGCCCGAACCCGCGATCCAGAACAGCTACGATCTGTTTCTCGGCGAAGTGGTCGCAGCCCACGCCGACGGCCGCGTCTTCAGCAATGGCCGCTGGCACTTTACCGGCCAAGACGACCTGCGCACGATCCACCATGTCGCGGGTGGCCACTTCCTCGTCGATGGCGATGCTATCGATGCGCGGCCGCTAACGCCACCAGTCACCCCACCTGCCGCCTGA
- a CDS encoding barstar family protein, with translation MMTDIFGLGDALAAREERGAGDGWQRAHHQAQNLYDNVLMMPRQDLPHRLPPACAPAMVACDDNGTNEGAMNLFKTVRPNIVQSIRAFRVPELAQAAAALNQHFLYANCADCASKAEILERIATEFTFPKHFGKNFDALSDCLTDMIYKAGPQPGFVIVLEGLPIAQKFDKEAREVLLDVFRDAAEFWGERKVQFRVFYSFA, from the coding sequence ATGATGACTGACATTTTCGGATTGGGCGACGCCCTTGCCGCCCGCGAGGAGCGCGGCGCCGGAGATGGCTGGCAAAGGGCCCACCATCAGGCCCAGAACCTATACGACAATGTGCTGATGATGCCGCGCCAGGATCTGCCGCATCGACTTCCGCCCGCATGCGCGCCCGCCATGGTGGCTTGCGATGACAACGGCACCAATGAGGGAGCCATGAACCTGTTCAAGACGGTGCGTCCAAACATCGTCCAGTCGATCCGCGCGTTCCGCGTGCCGGAGCTGGCCCAGGCAGCCGCCGCACTGAATCAGCACTTCCTCTATGCGAACTGCGCGGATTGCGCCAGCAAGGCCGAGATCCTCGAGCGCATTGCCACCGAATTCACCTTCCCGAAGCATTTCGGCAAGAATTTCGATGCATTGTCCGATTGCCTGACGGACATGATTTACAAGGCCGGACCGCAACCGGGCTTTGTGATCGTGCTGGAAGGCCTGCCGATCGCGCAGAAGTTCGACAAGGAAGCGCGCGAGGTACTGCTCGACGTGTTCCGCGATGCCGCCGAGTTCTGGGGCGAGCGCAAGGTGCAGTTCCGGGTGTTCTACTCGTTCGCCTGA
- a CDS encoding VOC family protein, protein MSRPPNTPWLTPYLTVASGRAALDFYARAFGFAAGHVVDENGVPMHAEMHYEGQLVVMFAPEGAWGSTARTPRSLGVEAPQTFYVYCGDVDAMYQRALAAGAASVTPPADQFWGDRYCMVEDPDGYRWGFATPLPKTPDSKPTP, encoded by the coding sequence ATGTCCAGACCGCCCAACACGCCCTGGCTTACGCCCTATCTGACGGTCGCCAGCGGTCGCGCCGCACTGGATTTCTATGCGCGGGCTTTCGGCTTTGCGGCCGGCCATGTCGTCGATGAAAACGGCGTGCCCATGCACGCCGAGATGCATTACGAAGGCCAACTGGTGGTCATGTTTGCGCCCGAGGGCGCGTGGGGCAGCACGGCACGCACACCCCGGTCGCTAGGCGTGGAAGCCCCGCAAACGTTCTATGTCTACTGCGGCGACGTGGATGCGATGTACCAAAGGGCCTTGGCCGCCGGCGCCGCAAGCGTCACGCCGCCTGCCGACCAGTTCTGGGGCGACCGGTACTGCATGGTCGAAGATCCCGATGGCTACCGCTGGGGCTTTGCGACGCCGCTGCCCAAGACCCCGGATTCCAAACCCACTCCCTGA
- the tkt gene encoding transketolase: protein MSALAHPATSPYANQPVKLMADAIRVLAMDAVQQANSGHPGAPMGMADMAVALWGRHLKHNPVNPHWPDRDRFVLSNGHGSMLIYALLHLTGYDLPIEELKNFRQLHSKTAGHPEYGITPGVETTTGPLGQGITNAVGMALAERLLGEEFNRPGFDIVNHHTYVFMGDGCLMEGISHEACSLAGTLKLNKLIGFWDDNGISIDGDVVHWFADDTPKRFEAYGWNVIRAVDGHDVAAVDNAIALAKASDKPTLICCRTVIGKGAPNKAGGHDVHGAPLGGAEVLATREALGWTHAPFEVPQDAYLAWDAKPNGHALEKAWDALFDAYAEVHPYEAGEFKRRVRGELPGAFDAAVDAYIAKCEEKAETIATRKASQNSIEALAPVLPELLGGSADLTGSNLTNWSGTQAVRFDSWGNHINYGVREFGMSAIMNGIALHGGYIPYGATFLTFSDYSRNALRMAALMKIRSLFVFTHDSIGLGEDGPTHQSIEHVASLRLIPNMDVWRTADTTETAVAWAQSIRRENGPSCLIFSRQNLPFQKRDDVTRANIARGGYVLRDGTNPRKKRPDAVIIATGSEVGLAVGAADALAVEGVHVRVVSVPSTSVFDKQDAAYKASVLPAGVPRIAVEAGVTDFWWKYQVQAVVGIDTFGESAPAGVLFKHFGFTVENVADTVRATLAQ from the coding sequence ATGTCTGCCCTCGCCCATCCCGCCACAAGTCCTTACGCCAACCAACCCGTCAAACTGATGGCGGATGCCATCCGCGTGCTTGCCATGGACGCTGTCCAGCAAGCCAACTCCGGTCACCCCGGTGCGCCGATGGGTATGGCCGATATGGCCGTGGCGCTGTGGGGCCGGCATCTGAAGCATAACCCCGTCAATCCGCACTGGCCTGACCGCGACCGCTTCGTGCTGTCCAACGGCCACGGATCGATGCTGATCTACGCGCTGCTGCACCTGACCGGCTATGACCTGCCGATCGAGGAACTGAAGAACTTCCGCCAGTTGCACAGCAAGACCGCCGGCCACCCGGAGTATGGCATTACCCCGGGCGTGGAAACCACGACCGGCCCGCTGGGCCAGGGCATCACCAATGCCGTCGGCATGGCGCTGGCCGAGCGCCTGCTGGGCGAGGAATTCAACCGCCCGGGTTTCGACATCGTCAACCACCACACGTACGTGTTCATGGGCGATGGCTGCCTGATGGAAGGCATCAGCCATGAAGCCTGCTCGCTGGCCGGCACGCTCAAGCTGAACAAGCTGATCGGCTTCTGGGATGACAACGGCATCTCCATCGATGGCGACGTGGTGCACTGGTTTGCCGACGATACGCCGAAGCGTTTCGAAGCCTATGGCTGGAACGTGATCCGCGCCGTGGACGGCCACGACGTGGCTGCCGTCGACAACGCCATCGCGCTGGCCAAGGCCAGCGACAAGCCGACCCTGATCTGCTGCCGCACCGTCATCGGCAAGGGTGCGCCGAACAAGGCCGGCGGCCACGACGTGCATGGCGCGCCGCTGGGCGGCGCCGAAGTGCTGGCCACCCGCGAAGCGCTGGGCTGGACCCACGCCCCGTTCGAAGTGCCGCAGGACGCGTACCTCGCCTGGGACGCGAAGCCGAACGGCCACGCGCTGGAAAAGGCCTGGGACGCACTGTTCGACGCCTACGCCGAAGTGCATCCGTACGAAGCCGGTGAGTTCAAGCGCCGCGTGCGCGGCGAGCTGCCGGGCGCGTTCGATGCGGCCGTGGACGCCTACATCGCCAAGTGCGAGGAGAAGGCCGAGACGATCGCTACCCGCAAGGCCAGCCAGAACTCGATCGAGGCACTGGCGCCGGTACTGCCGGAACTGCTGGGCGGCTCGGCCGACCTGACCGGTTCGAACCTGACCAACTGGTCGGGCACGCAGGCCGTTCGCTTCGACTCGTGGGGCAACCACATCAACTACGGTGTGCGTGAGTTCGGCATGAGCGCGATCATGAACGGCATCGCGCTGCATGGTGGCTACATCCCCTACGGCGCCACGTTCCTGACGTTCTCGGACTACAGTCGCAACGCGTTGCGCATGGCCGCGCTGATGAAGATCCGCTCGCTGTTTGTGTTCACGCATGATTCGATCGGCCTGGGCGAAGACGGTCCGACCCACCAGTCGATCGAGCACGTGGCCAGCCTGCGTCTGATCCCGAACATGGATGTCTGGCGTACCGCCGACACCACCGAGACTGCAGTGGCCTGGGCGCAGTCGATCCGCCGCGAGAACGGTCCGAGCTGCCTGATTTTCAGCCGCCAGAACTTGCCGTTCCAGAAGCGTGACGATGTCACGCGCGCCAATATCGCGCGCGGTGGCTACGTGCTGCGCGATGGCACGAATCCGCGCAAGAAGCGCCCGGATGCCGTGATTATCGCCACCGGCTCGGAAGTCGGCCTGGCCGTGGGCGCCGCCGATGCGCTGGCCGTGGAAGGCGTGCACGTGCGCGTGGTGTCGGTTCCGTCGACCTCCGTCTTTGACAAGCAGGACGCCGCCTACAAGGCCAGCGTGCTGCCGGCAGGCGTGCCGCGCATCGCCGTGGAAGCGGGCGTCACCGATTTCTGGTGGAAGTACCAGGTTCAGGCCGTCGTCGGTATCGACACGTTCGGCGAATCGGCCCCGGCAGGCGTGCTGTTCAAGCACTTCGGCTTCACCGTGGAAAACGTGGCCGATACGGTGCGCGCCACGCTCGCCCAGTAA
- a CDS encoding guanyl-specific ribonuclease, giving the protein MLAGAAISIALTLAPQGAMARQSPDDVQGVVGTIAAQQLPNEARQTLERIEAGGPFPYDKDGSRFGNYERSLPQQSRGYYREYTVKNSNSRNRGAKRIVCGGDQRAANDCYYTEDHYNSFKRITK; this is encoded by the coding sequence GTGCTGGCGGGCGCGGCGATATCCATCGCGCTGACTTTGGCGCCGCAAGGCGCCATGGCCAGGCAGTCGCCCGACGACGTGCAGGGGGTGGTGGGAACCATCGCCGCACAGCAACTGCCCAACGAGGCACGGCAGACGCTGGAGCGTATCGAGGCCGGTGGGCCGTTCCCGTATGACAAGGACGGTTCGCGCTTTGGCAACTACGAGCGCAGCCTGCCGCAGCAATCTCGCGGGTATTACCGCGAGTACACCGTCAAGAACAGCAATAGCCGGAACCGGGGAGCCAAGCGGATCGTTTGCGGTGGTGATCAACGCGCCGCCAACGACTGTTATTACACGGAAGACCACTACAACAGCTTCAAACGGATAACCAAATGA
- the gap gene encoding type I glyceraldehyde-3-phosphate dehydrogenase, whose translation MTIKIGINGFGRIGRMVFRAAAANFKDIEVVAINDLLEPDYLAYMLKYDSVHGRFDGEVSVEGNTLVVNGKKIRLTAVKDPSELKWGEVGADVVIESTGIFLTKEGAQKHIDAGAKKVIMSAPSKDDTPMFVFGVNHETYKGEAIISNASCTTNCLAPVAKVLNDKWGIKRGLMTTVHAATATQKTVDGPSNKDWRGGRGILENIIPSSTGAAKAVGVVIPQLNKKLTGMSFRVPTSDVSVVDLTVELENPAKYEEICAEMKAQSQGALKGVLGYTEDKVVATDFRGDARTSIFDAEAGIALDGTFIKVVSWYDNEWGYSNKCLEMARVVAK comes from the coding sequence ATGACCATCAAGATCGGCATCAACGGCTTTGGCCGCATCGGGCGCATGGTGTTCCGCGCCGCCGCCGCGAACTTCAAGGACATTGAAGTCGTCGCCATCAACGACCTGCTGGAACCGGACTACCTGGCGTACATGCTGAAGTACGACTCGGTCCACGGCCGCTTCGACGGCGAAGTGTCGGTGGAAGGCAACACGCTCGTGGTCAACGGCAAGAAGATCCGCCTGACCGCCGTCAAGGATCCGTCCGAGCTGAAGTGGGGCGAAGTCGGCGCCGACGTGGTGATCGAGTCGACCGGCATCTTCCTGACGAAGGAAGGCGCGCAGAAGCACATCGACGCGGGCGCCAAGAAGGTGATCATGTCGGCCCCGTCGAAGGACGACACCCCGATGTTCGTGTTCGGCGTGAACCACGAGACGTACAAGGGCGAAGCGATCATCTCGAACGCAAGCTGCACGACCAACTGCCTGGCCCCGGTGGCAAAGGTCCTGAACGACAAGTGGGGCATCAAGCGCGGCCTGATGACGACCGTGCACGCTGCCACCGCCACGCAGAAGACCGTGGATGGTCCGTCGAACAAGGACTGGCGCGGTGGCCGTGGCATCCTGGAAAACATCATCCCGTCGTCGACTGGCGCCGCCAAGGCCGTTGGCGTGGTGATTCCGCAGCTGAACAAGAAGCTGACCGGTATGTCGTTCCGCGTGCCGACCTCGGACGTTTCGGTGGTCGACCTGACCGTCGAACTGGAAAACCCGGCCAAGTACGAAGAAATCTGCGCCGAGATGAAGGCCCAGAGCCAGGGCGCGCTGAAGGGCGTGCTGGGCTACACCGAAGACAAGGTTGTGGCCACGGACTTCCGCGGTGATGCCCGCACCTCGATTTTCGATGCTGAAGCCGGTATCGCGCTGGACGGCACGTTCATCAAGGTCGTGAGCTGGTACGACAACGAGTGGGGCTATTCGAACAAGTGCCTGGAAATGGCACGCGTCGTGGCCAAGTAA